In Chthonomonadales bacterium, a single genomic region encodes these proteins:
- a CDS encoding 2-oxo acid dehydrogenase subunit E2 produces the protein MAVEVLVPPLGTNVDTVTITAWHRADGEAVAAGDPLFSVETDKATLEVESPASGTLRAVGAKVGDEVEALSRIAWIAAPGEALPGDDVSGPREEPRADAPRGRAVPGAGGRRVLASPRARRLAEERGVDWRALAGTGPEGTVVERDVPAALKAPPTPRPTPLARRVAAETGVAMDAVRGTGAGGRVTREDVARAARGAGEADGTIAMAGIRGRIAELMLRGARETATVTLTTEVDATGLVEARRALADEGLRVSYNDLLLAITARALSEHPRLNASLEGERIRTREAIDIALAVDTERGLLAPVLRGVDRLSLAEIAAGSAALIERARGGQAGPDELRGSSFTLTNLGMFGIDSFTPIINLPECAILGVGRIKPSPAVVDGRLAVRQMLWLSLSFDHRLVDGGPAARFLQRIAALVQAPARLLHAG, from the coding sequence ATGGCCGTCGAGGTCCTCGTGCCGCCGCTCGGCACCAACGTCGACACCGTGACGATCACGGCCTGGCACCGCGCCGATGGCGAGGCGGTCGCGGCCGGCGATCCGCTCTTCTCGGTGGAGACCGACAAGGCGACGCTCGAGGTCGAGTCGCCAGCGAGCGGCACGCTGCGCGCCGTGGGCGCGAAGGTGGGCGACGAGGTGGAGGCGCTCTCGCGCATCGCCTGGATCGCGGCGCCGGGCGAGGCGCTGCCAGGCGACGACGTCTCCGGGCCACGCGAGGAGCCCCGGGCGGACGCGCCGCGGGGGCGCGCGGTGCCGGGGGCAGGCGGTAGGCGAGTTCTCGCCTCGCCGCGCGCGCGCCGCCTGGCTGAGGAGCGTGGCGTTGACTGGCGGGCACTGGCGGGCACCGGCCCCGAGGGCACCGTCGTGGAGCGCGATGTGCCCGCCGCGCTGAAGGCGCCGCCCACGCCGCGGCCCACGCCGCTCGCCCGTCGCGTCGCAGCAGAGACCGGCGTCGCCATGGACGCCGTGCGCGGCACGGGCGCCGGTGGGCGCGTCACCCGCGAGGACGTGGCGCGGGCGGCCCGCGGCGCTGGAGAGGCGGATGGAACGATCGCGATGGCCGGCATCCGCGGGCGCATTGCAGAGCTGATGTTGCGCGGGGCGCGGGAGACGGCCACCGTCACGCTGACCACGGAGGTCGACGCCACCGGCCTGGTGGAGGCGCGGCGCGCGCTGGCGGACGAGGGGCTGCGCGTCAGCTACAATGACCTGCTGCTCGCCATCACCGCCCGTGCGCTCAGCGAGCACCCACGCCTCAACGCCTCGCTCGAAGGCGAGCGAATCCGGACGCGCGAGGCGATCGACATCGCGCTCGCGGTCGACACCGAGCGCGGCCTGCTCGCGCCGGTGTTGCGCGGAGTGGACCGGCTCTCACTCGCCGAGATCGCCGCGGGCAGCGCAGCGCTGATCGAGCGCGCTCGCGGCGGCCAGGCAGGTCCCGACGAGTTGCGCGGAAGCAGCTTCACCCTCACCAACCTCGGCATGTTCGGCATCGACTCCTTCACTCCGATCATCAACCTGCCCGAGTGCGCCATCCTCGGCGTGGGGCGCATCAAGCCGTCGCCTGCCGTGGTGGATGGACGCCTTGCGGTGCGCCAGATGCTCTGGCTCAGCCTCTCGTTTGACCACCGACTCGTCGACGGCGGCCCGGCGGCGCGCTTCCTCCAGCGCATCGCCGCTCTGGTTCAGGCCCCGGCTCGCCTGCTGCACGCCGGCTGA
- a CDS encoding NIL domain-containing protein — translation MPPGPQTVLARLVYPIEHVKEPVIYHLITDFHIVPNVHRAQIDPDAGGTLELELTGDPAALTRGVEWLERCGIRVERLDESADPAP, via the coding sequence ATGCCTCCCGGGCCGCAGACCGTGCTTGCCCGCCTCGTCTACCCGATCGAGCACGTGAAGGAGCCGGTGATCTACCATCTGATCACCGACTTCCACATCGTGCCCAACGTGCACCGCGCGCAGATCGACCCGGACGCCGGCGGCACGCTGGAGCTTGAGCTCACCGGCGATCCGGCGGCGCTGACGCGAGGGGTGGAATGGTTGGAGCGCTGCGGGATCCGCGTGGAACGCCTCGACGAGAGCGCGGATCCGGCGCCGTAG
- a CDS encoding DinB family protein, with the protein MHLSQEVALSATLRAADDLARAARAVPPERHRWQPGGVARNLLWILAHCAAENRFFAAIYSGAPLPYRTQDEREAAVGACDTLERAQSFLGTSVTELCNAIAALPDNRLSELMVMPWGERLPMALGLLAPAQHMQYHQGQVNLIQALLGDDEHH; encoded by the coding sequence TTGCACCTCAGCCAGGAAGTCGCTCTGTCGGCCACGCTGCGCGCCGCCGATGACCTCGCGCGGGCCGCCCGCGCGGTGCCCCCGGAGCGCCACCGCTGGCAGCCGGGAGGGGTTGCGCGCAATCTCCTCTGGATCCTGGCTCACTGCGCGGCGGAAAACCGCTTCTTCGCCGCGATCTACTCCGGCGCGCCGCTCCCGTACCGCACCCAGGACGAGCGCGAGGCCGCGGTTGGAGCCTGCGACACGCTGGAGCGCGCACAGAGCTTCCTGGGCACGAGCGTGACCGAGTTATGCAACGCGATCGCCGCGCTGCCCGACAACCGTCTGTCCGAGCTCATGGTAATGCCGTGGGGCGAGCGGCTTCCGATGGCGCTGGGGCTGCTGGCGCCGGCCCAGCACATGCAGTACCATCAGGGGCAGGTCAACCTCATTCAGGCGCTCCTGGGCGACGACGAGCACCACTGA
- a CDS encoding alpha-ketoacid dehydrogenase subunit beta, producing MPVMSIAEALREGIREEMRRDETVFCLGEDIGVSGGWGGAFTVTLGLADEFGHERIRDTPISESGFCGVAIGAAMTGMRPIADVQYGDFLFCMMDQLANQAAKMTYMSGGAVKVPMVMRAPVGSTRRGAQHAQTLEVFFAHVPGLKVVAPSTAYDAKGLLKAAVRDDNPVLIFEHKLLYGSKGARSETGAVSGACEVPDGDYVVPFGTGAVRREGRDVTIVGKLLTVYRALAAAEALAADGIEAEVIDPRTLVPLDRELILDSVRKTGRFVVVDEDNRTHGWAAEIAAMVAEDAFWWLDAPPARVSAPDVPPPFAPALEARYVPSVDRVIAAVRALF from the coding sequence ATGCCCGTGATGAGCATCGCCGAGGCGCTGCGCGAGGGCATCCGCGAGGAGATGCGTCGCGACGAGACCGTCTTCTGCCTGGGAGAGGACATCGGCGTGAGCGGCGGCTGGGGCGGCGCGTTCACCGTGACCCTCGGCCTGGCCGACGAGTTCGGGCATGAGCGCATCCGCGACACCCCTATCTCCGAGTCCGGCTTCTGCGGGGTCGCCATCGGCGCCGCGATGACCGGTATGCGCCCGATCGCCGACGTTCAGTACGGCGACTTCCTCTTCTGCATGATGGATCAGCTCGCCAACCAGGCGGCCAAGATGACCTACATGTCGGGCGGCGCCGTCAAAGTGCCGATGGTGATGCGCGCCCCCGTGGGATCTACGCGTCGCGGGGCGCAGCACGCGCAGACCCTCGAGGTCTTCTTCGCGCACGTCCCGGGCCTCAAGGTGGTGGCTCCGAGCACGGCCTACGACGCCAAGGGCCTGCTGAAGGCCGCCGTGCGCGACGACAACCCTGTCCTCATCTTCGAACACAAGCTGCTCTACGGCAGCAAGGGAGCGCGATCGGAGACCGGCGCCGTGAGCGGCGCCTGCGAGGTGCCCGACGGCGACTACGTCGTCCCGTTCGGTACGGGCGCCGTGCGGCGCGAGGGGCGCGACGTCACGATCGTTGGCAAGCTGCTCACCGTCTACCGCGCGCTCGCGGCCGCCGAGGCGCTCGCCGCCGACGGCATCGAGGCCGAGGTCATCGATCCCCGCACGCTGGTCCCACTCGACCGCGAGCTCATCCTCGATTCCGTCCGCAAGACGGGCCGTTTCGTGGTGGTCGACGAGGACAACCGCACACACGGTTGGGCCGCCGAGATCGCGGCCATGGTGGCCGAGGATGCGTTCTGGTGGCTCGATGCGCCGCCAGCCCGCGTCTCCGCGCCCGATGTCCCGCCGCCCTTTGCCCCGGCGCTCGAGGCGCGCTACGTTCCGAGCGTCGATCGCGTCATCGCCGCGGTCCGCGCCCTGTTCTGA
- a CDS encoding DUF423 domain-containing protein, whose protein sequence is MSATRAVVVAGAVTGFLAVGLGAFGAHALRGRIAADMLEVYRTGTEYQMAHALAMLAIGAALDRLPRPGRAAAAAWVMLVGVLLFSGSLYPLALGGARALGVVTPVGGVAFLLGWLLLATSAFAGGRAPRIRRKRR, encoded by the coding sequence ATGAGTGCGACGAGGGCGGTGGTGGTGGCGGGGGCCGTGACCGGTTTCCTGGCGGTGGGCCTGGGGGCCTTCGGCGCGCACGCCCTGCGCGGGCGGATCGCCGCCGACATGCTGGAGGTCTACCGCACCGGAACGGAGTACCAGATGGCCCACGCGCTGGCGATGCTGGCCATCGGCGCCGCGCTCGACCGGCTGCCCCGGCCCGGGCGCGCGGCCGCGGCGGCGTGGGTCATGCTCGTCGGCGTCCTGCTCTTCAGCGGCAGCCTCTATCCGCTGGCGCTCGGCGGCGCGCGAGCGCTTGGCGTCGTCACACCGGTCGGGGGCGTCGCTTTCCTGCTCGGCTGGCTGCTGCTCGCCACGAGCGCGTTCGCCGGCGGCCGGGCGCCCCGCATCCGGAGGAAGCGGCGATGA
- the galK gene encoding galactokinase encodes MDTSAVAARFADMYGGEPAFVVRAPGRVNLIGEHTDYNDGFVFPAAIDFDVVVAGSPRPDGQVRLYSDTFGESATFSLDAIARTDETPWSNYPRGVAQVLGQEGHALVGMNAVVAGNVPLGSGLSSSAAIEVASCLAYEAAGGFTIEPVQRALLCQRAEREFVGVQCGIMDQFISTLGREAHALFIDTRTLEYRPVPIPREGVSLLIANTNKPRGLVQSAYNERRAECEEAVRALREVLPEVMALRDVSADDLAEHSGRLSEVVRKRARHVVTENARVLDSVRALEAGDVARFGRLMNESHASLRDDYQVSCRELDVLVEAAQAQNGVYGSRMTGAGFGGCTVSLARTEAVESVRRAVAPVYRAETGLETTFYVCRASEGASRVA; translated from the coding sequence ATGGACACCAGCGCGGTTGCCGCGAGGTTCGCGGACATGTATGGCGGCGAGCCCGCGTTCGTCGTCCGGGCGCCCGGGCGCGTGAACCTGATCGGCGAGCACACCGACTACAACGACGGCTTCGTCTTTCCGGCCGCCATCGACTTCGACGTCGTCGTGGCGGGATCGCCGCGCCCCGACGGCCAGGTGCGCCTCTACTCCGACACCTTTGGTGAGTCCGCCACGTTCTCGCTGGACGCCATCGCCCGGACCGACGAGACGCCCTGGAGCAACTACCCGCGCGGCGTCGCGCAGGTGCTCGGACAGGAGGGGCACGCGCTCGTCGGCATGAACGCGGTCGTCGCCGGCAACGTCCCGCTCGGGAGCGGCCTTTCATCCTCCGCGGCCATCGAGGTGGCCTCCTGTCTGGCGTACGAGGCGGCAGGCGGCTTCACCATCGAGCCCGTGCAGCGCGCCCTGCTCTGCCAGCGCGCCGAGCGCGAGTTCGTTGGTGTGCAGTGCGGCATCATGGACCAGTTCATCTCGACCCTCGGCCGCGAAGCGCACGCCCTCTTCATCGACACGCGCACGCTGGAATACCGCCCCGTGCCGATCCCACGCGAGGGCGTCTCGCTCCTGATCGCCAACACGAACAAGCCGCGCGGCCTCGTGCAATCCGCCTACAACGAGCGCCGCGCCGAGTGCGAGGAGGCGGTGCGCGCCCTGCGCGAGGTGCTGCCGGAGGTGATGGCTCTGCGCGACGTGAGCGCGGATGACCTTGCCGAGCACTCCGGCCGCCTGAGCGAGGTCGTGCGCAAGCGAGCGCGCCACGTCGTGACCGAGAACGCGCGCGTGCTCGATAGCGTGCGCGCGCTCGAGGCCGGCGACGTGGCGCGCTTCGGCCGGCTGATGAACGAGTCGCACGCATCGCTGCGAGATGACTACCAGGTGAGCTGCCGCGAGCTGGACGTGCTGGTGGAGGCTGCGCAGGCACAGAACGGGGTCTACGGCTCGCGCATGACTGGCGCGGGCTTCGGCGGCTGCACGGTGAGCCTGGCGCGCACGGAGGCGGTGGAGAGCGTGCGCCGGGCCGTAGCGCCCGTCTACCGCGCCGAGACCGGCCTTGAGACCACCTTCTACGTCTGCCGCGCCTCCGAGGGCGCCAGCCGTGTCGCCTGA
- a CDS encoding amidohydrolase family protein, with protein MSARPARAPLARRDLLLGGAALLAALAADAERRPIVEPVIDTHQHLWDLERLRPPWLAGGGPLARSHLMEEYLREAGGLSIQKTVYMEVDVDPAQHVAEAEYVVGICERPDNPMVAAVVGGRPADPAFADYLARFRGVRCVKGVRQVLHVPSTPRGHCLSDEFVRGVRLLGRAGLSFDVCLPAAYLPDCARLAELCPDTRLVLDHCGNPSVLATDLSQWRRDMDAIARRPNVDCKVSGIVATAKPGAWKPADLAPIVLHCAEAFGRNRIVWASDWPVCTAAATLRQWLLAAKEIVAGWPAGDRRKLFHDNALRVYRLG; from the coding sequence ATGAGCGCGCGCCCGGCGCGCGCCCCCCTCGCACGCCGCGACCTGCTGCTGGGAGGCGCGGCGCTGCTGGCCGCCCTGGCCGCCGACGCCGAGAGGAGGCCGATCGTGGAGCCCGTGATCGACACGCACCAGCACCTCTGGGACCTGGAGAGGCTGCGCCCGCCGTGGCTCGCCGGGGGCGGCCCTCTCGCGCGTAGCCACCTGATGGAGGAGTACCTGCGCGAGGCAGGGGGGCTCTCCATCCAGAAGACGGTGTACATGGAGGTCGACGTCGACCCCGCTCAGCACGTGGCCGAGGCCGAGTACGTTGTAGGGATCTGCGAGCGGCCCGACAACCCGATGGTCGCAGCCGTGGTCGGCGGCCGCCCGGCCGACCCGGCCTTTGCCGACTACTTGGCCCGCTTCCGCGGCGTCCGCTGCGTCAAGGGCGTCCGGCAGGTGCTGCACGTCCCGTCGACGCCGCGCGGCCACTGCCTCTCCGACGAGTTCGTGCGCGGCGTCCGCCTGCTCGGCCGCGCCGGCCTCTCCTTCGACGTGTGCCTCCCCGCCGCCTATCTGCCGGACTGCGCGCGCCTGGCCGAGCTCTGCCCGGACACGCGGCTCGTGCTGGACCACTGCGGCAACCCGAGCGTGCTGGCCACGGACCTGAGCCAGTGGCGGCGCGACATGGACGCCATCGCGAGGCGCCCCAACGTGGACTGCAAGGTCAGCGGGATCGTCGCGACCGCGAAGCCGGGGGCGTGGAAGCCCGCCGACCTTGCGCCGATCGTGCTCCACTGCGCCGAAGCGTTCGGACGAAACCGCATCGTGTGGGCGAGCGACTGGCCGGTCTGCACGGCGGCGGCGACTCTTCGGCAGTGGCTGCTGGCGGCGAAGGAGATCGTGGCGGGCTGGCCGGCCGGCGACCGCCGCAAGCTATTCCACGACAACGCCCTGCGCGTCTACCGCCTGGGGTGA
- a CDS encoding class I SAM-dependent methyltransferase, whose translation MTTGEPYYRGAAARFYDCLSTGLEGDIAFYVERAREADGPVLELGCGTGRILAPIAEAGCAISGLDLSADMLEQARARLAEMPPGAAARATLERGDMRDFDLRRRFALAIIPYRAFAHLMTPGDQMAGLARIRAHLEPGGRLVMNTFDPSLPVIAAHLGPGAPGLAPMAAFPHPDTGNTVQVWAARRYEPAEQVVRETRVFEELDASGRTVGRLHARVRLRYTFRFEMQHLLERCGFAIEDLHGDFAGGPFRAGGEQVWFARAA comes from the coding sequence ATGACGACGGGAGAGCCCTACTACCGCGGCGCGGCCGCCCGGTTCTACGACTGCCTCTCGACCGGCCTGGAAGGCGACATCGCGTTCTACGTGGAGCGCGCCCGCGAAGCCGACGGGCCGGTGCTGGAGCTCGGGTGCGGCACCGGCCGCATCCTGGCGCCCATCGCCGAGGCCGGCTGCGCGATCTCCGGCCTGGACCTGTCCGCCGATATGCTGGAGCAGGCGCGCGCCCGGCTGGCGGAGATGCCGCCCGGCGCCGCCGCCCGCGCCACGCTGGAGCGCGGCGACATGCGCGACTTCGACCTGCGACGCCGATTCGCGCTTGCCATCATCCCCTACCGTGCGTTCGCTCACCTGATGACGCCGGGCGACCAGATGGCGGGCCTGGCCCGCATCCGAGCGCACCTGGAGCCCGGCGGGCGCCTCGTGATGAACACGTTCGACCCGAGCCTGCCGGTGATCGCCGCGCACCTCGGCCCCGGCGCGCCAGGCCTCGCGCCGATGGCGGCTTTCCCCCATCCCGACACCGGCAACACCGTTCAGGTGTGGGCCGCGCGGCGCTACGAGCCCGCCGAGCAGGTGGTCCGCGAAACGCGCGTGTTCGAGGAGTTGGACGCCTCCGGCCGGACGGTCGGCCGCCTGCACGCGCGCGTCCGGCTGCGCTACACGTTCCGGTTCGAGATGCAACATCTCCTCGAGCGCTGCGGATTCGCCATCGAGGATCTGCACGGCGACTTCGCCGGTGGGCCGTTCCGCGCCGGCGGCGAGCAGGTGTGGTTCGCGCGCGCCGCCTGA
- a CDS encoding thiamine pyrophosphate-dependent dehydrogenase E1 component subunit alpha — MTNAAAGADTALLVDLYRTMLLIRRFEERCNSLFLQGRIPSTLHLYMGQEAIATGACSVLRTDDYVTGTHRPHGHALAKGVSARAIMAELMAKETGCCRARGGSMHVGNISVGMFPAIAIVGAGCPIAAGAALSAKMRGTDQAAMSFFGEGAANEGDWHEALNMAAIWRLPVVYVCENNLYGASTHFSKAFAVAHVADRAAAYGMPGAVVDGNDVEAVRAAAAEAVERARAGGGPTLLECLTYRLCGHSRSDACDYRPDEEEAEWRARDPLLLTGERLTAPPHGLDAAALKGVEAGVAAEIDDAVAYAEASPSPDPAELGRHVFWEGA; from the coding sequence ATGACCAACGCCGCGGCCGGGGCCGACACGGCCCTGCTGGTCGATCTCTATCGCACGATGCTGCTGATCCGGCGCTTCGAGGAGCGGTGCAACTCCCTGTTCCTGCAGGGCCGCATCCCGTCCACGCTACACCTCTACATGGGGCAGGAGGCCATCGCTACGGGAGCCTGCTCGGTGTTGCGGACCGACGACTACGTGACTGGCACGCACCGCCCGCACGGCCACGCCCTGGCGAAGGGGGTCAGCGCGCGCGCCATCATGGCGGAGCTCATGGCGAAGGAGACGGGCTGCTGCCGCGCGCGCGGCGGCTCGATGCACGTGGGCAACATCTCGGTGGGCATGTTTCCCGCCATCGCCATCGTCGGCGCGGGCTGCCCCATCGCGGCCGGAGCGGCGCTCTCCGCGAAGATGCGCGGGACGGACCAGGCCGCCATGAGCTTCTTTGGCGAGGGCGCAGCGAACGAGGGCGACTGGCACGAGGCGCTGAACATGGCGGCCATCTGGCGCCTGCCCGTGGTCTACGTGTGCGAGAACAACCTCTACGGCGCCTCCACCCACTTCAGCAAGGCGTTCGCGGTGGCCCACGTGGCCGACCGCGCGGCGGCCTACGGCATGCCCGGCGCCGTGGTGGACGGCAACGACGTGGAGGCGGTGCGCGCCGCGGCCGCCGAGGCCGTCGAGCGGGCGCGCGCCGGCGGAGGGCCAACGCTCCTTGAGTGTCTCACTTACCGCCTCTGCGGCCACTCGCGCAGCGACGCGTGCGACTACCGCCCGGACGAGGAGGAGGCTGAGTGGCGTGCGCGTGACCCGCTGCTGCTAACCGGCGAGCGGCTCACCGCGCCGCCACACGGGCTCGACGCCGCCGCCCTCAAGGGCGTCGAGGCCGGCGTCGCCGCCGAGATCGACGACGCCGTGGCCTACGCGGAGGCGAGCCCCTCGCCCGACCCGGCGGAGCTCGGCCGCCATGTCTTCTGGGAGGGTGCGTGA
- a CDS encoding glucose-6-phosphate isomerase: MSPDAYPPARLDPATGALTGQGVTESTRTLAGLRGYFREEAVRASMPQEVVVYRVRAFEPIPEGRPGAICCATTSLEPGVVGDEYFLTRGHFHAAEDRPELEVAVRGRGVLVLMKPDGYTRVEWMGPGSLHHVPPSTAHLVVNVGVEPLVFESYWPSETGHDYEATAWRGFGLRVLRVDGRPRAVPAR; this comes from the coding sequence GTGTCGCCTGACGCCTACCCGCCAGCGCGCCTCGACCCCGCGACCGGCGCGCTCACGGGCCAGGGCGTCACCGAGAGCACGCGCACCCTGGCCGGGCTGCGGGGATACTTCCGTGAGGAGGCCGTCCGCGCGTCGATGCCCCAGGAGGTCGTCGTCTACCGCGTGCGCGCCTTCGAGCCCATCCCCGAGGGCAGACCCGGCGCCATCTGCTGCGCGACCACCTCCCTGGAGCCCGGCGTGGTCGGCGACGAGTACTTCCTGACGCGCGGACACTTCCATGCCGCCGAGGACCGCCCCGAGCTCGAGGTCGCGGTCCGCGGCCGAGGCGTCCTCGTTCTCATGAAACCGGACGGCTACACGCGCGTGGAGTGGATGGGGCCCGGCTCGCTGCACCACGTGCCGCCGTCGACGGCCCATCTCGTGGTGAACGTGGGCGTCGAGCCGCTCGTGTTCGAGTCGTACTGGCCGAGCGAGACGGGACACGACTACGAGGCGACCGCTTGGCGCGGTTTCGGCCTGCGCGTGCTGCGCGTCGACGGCAGACCGCGGGCGGTGCCGGCGCGCTGA